Proteins from a single region of Streptomyces sp. TN58:
- a CDS encoding metal-dependent transcriptional regulator, whose translation MSGLIDTTEMYLRTILELEEEGVVPMRARIAERLDQSGPTVSQTVARMERDGLVAVATDRHLELTDEGRRLATRVMRKHRLAECLLVDVIGLEWEQVHAEACRWEHVMSEAVERRVLELLRHPTESPYGNPIPGLEELGEKAEAEQFLEDGMISLSELDPGTEGKTVVVRRIGEPIQTDAQLMYTLRRAGVQPGSVVSVTESPGGVLVGSGGEAAELEADIASHVFVAKR comes from the coding sequence ATGTCCGGACTGATCGATACCACGGAGATGTATCTCCGCACCATCCTTGAGCTGGAAGAGGAAGGCGTGGTCCCCATGCGCGCCCGGATCGCCGAGAGGCTGGACCAGAGCGGGCCGACGGTGAGCCAGACGGTGGCGCGCATGGAGCGCGACGGCCTGGTGGCCGTGGCCACGGACCGGCACCTGGAGCTGACGGACGAGGGCCGGCGGCTGGCGACGCGCGTGATGCGCAAGCACCGGCTCGCCGAGTGCCTGCTCGTCGACGTCATCGGTCTGGAGTGGGAGCAGGTGCACGCCGAGGCCTGCCGGTGGGAGCACGTGATGAGCGAGGCGGTGGAGCGGCGGGTGCTGGAGCTGCTGCGCCACCCGACCGAGTCGCCGTACGGGAACCCGATCCCGGGGCTTGAGGAGCTGGGCGAGAAGGCCGAGGCCGAGCAGTTCCTGGAGGACGGCATGATCAGCCTGTCCGAGCTCGACCCGGGCACGGAGGGCAAGACGGTGGTCGTGCGGCGCATCGGGGAGCCGATCCAGACGGACGCCCAGCTGATGTACACGCTGCGGCGGGCGGGCGTGCAGCCCGGCTCGGTGGTGAGCGTGACCGAGTCCCCGGGGGGTGTGCTGGTCGGCAGCGGTGGTGAGGCCGCCGAGCTGGAGGCCGACATCGCCTCGCACGTGTTCGTGGCCAAGCGCTGA
- a CDS encoding SIS domain-containing protein, whose product MSESKLAGQFFDAAIGLLERVRDEEAPRIAEAGTLIADAVAAGNRLFAFGAGHSSLPAQDVVYRAGGLALMNFLAVPGTAGVDVMPATLGSALERVDGLAGAVLDSSPASDGDVLVIISLSGRNALPVEMAMNARAVGLKVIGVTSVAYATGTRSRHVSGTFLKDHCDIVLDSKIAVGDAELSIDGIDAPFAPASTVVTSAIMQAVMATAAGELAARGMEPPLLRSGNVDGGHEWNGRVMQEYGDRIFFRH is encoded by the coding sequence ATGAGCGAGAGCAAGCTGGCCGGTCAGTTCTTCGACGCCGCCATCGGCCTCCTGGAGCGGGTCCGGGACGAGGAGGCCCCGCGCATCGCCGAGGCCGGCACCCTCATCGCCGACGCCGTCGCCGCCGGCAACCGGCTCTTCGCCTTCGGCGCCGGCCACTCCTCACTGCCCGCCCAGGACGTCGTCTACCGGGCCGGCGGCCTGGCCCTGATGAACTTCCTCGCCGTACCCGGCACCGCCGGCGTCGACGTCATGCCCGCCACCCTCGGCAGCGCACTGGAACGCGTCGACGGCCTCGCCGGCGCCGTCCTCGACAGCAGCCCCGCCTCCGACGGCGACGTCCTGGTGATCATCTCCCTGTCCGGGCGCAACGCCCTGCCCGTCGAGATGGCCATGAACGCCCGCGCCGTCGGCCTCAAGGTCATCGGCGTCACCTCGGTCGCCTACGCCACCGGCACCCGCTCACGGCACGTCTCGGGCACCTTCCTCAAGGACCACTGCGACATCGTCCTCGACAGCAAGATCGCCGTCGGTGACGCCGAGCTCAGCATCGACGGAATCGACGCCCCCTTCGCTCCCGCCTCCACGGTCGTCACCAGCGCGATCATGCAGGCGGTCATGGCCACCGCCGCCGGTGAACTCGCCGCCCGCGGCATGGAACCCCCGCTCCTGCGCTCGGGCAACGTCGACGGCGGCCACGAATGGAACGGCCGCGTCATGCAGGAGTACGGCGACCGGATCTTCTTCCGTCACTGA
- a CDS encoding PAS domain-containing protein, giving the protein MSASGRDETTDDLLAALLDGMDAALCAFDSDGVITHWNREAERILGWSAAEAVGRKGFEGWAVRAADAQDVQDRLMSAQQVPGRQVHEFALLTKDGGRVLVRTQSAGVPGADGSPAGVYCAFSEVHAQIDLERSIALSEALMEDASWGVVLVDVDLRPAVVNVHAARAFGTGRTALLGRPLGELLAQGVEELEGALQHVLAEGAPPAPVEMWVSVRTAEGVRRRCWRCGFLRLASPLAEEPVPLGVGWLLQDVTEARQEQLDTAQARFRSHQLHRAGRAAAECEDPAEAAGVRLDFALAGFAEHALLDVLAPAADTERRRLVRCAASPPALPGPGSIPVRYAAGHPALQALDRIGSVRTSGPRGEADAEWARARQWPEGAAHGLCAVLRSRGRTLGVLTFLRGPSRPAFERADAAYAEEVAARVAADLDLAAAGAGAAGAGAAGHGPGPGAGAGAAPQ; this is encoded by the coding sequence GTGAGTGCTTCCGGACGTGACGAGACCACCGACGACCTGCTCGCCGCGCTGCTGGACGGGATGGACGCCGCGCTGTGCGCCTTCGACTCCGACGGCGTGATCACCCACTGGAACCGTGAGGCCGAGCGGATCCTGGGCTGGTCGGCCGCGGAGGCCGTGGGGCGCAAGGGCTTCGAGGGCTGGGCGGTACGGGCCGCCGACGCGCAGGACGTGCAGGACAGACTGATGTCCGCCCAGCAGGTGCCCGGGCGCCAGGTCCACGAGTTCGCCCTGCTCACCAAGGACGGCGGGCGCGTTCTCGTGCGGACGCAGTCCGCCGGGGTGCCGGGCGCAGACGGCTCGCCCGCGGGGGTGTACTGCGCCTTCAGCGAGGTGCACGCGCAGATCGACCTGGAGCGGTCCATCGCGTTGAGCGAGGCCCTGATGGAGGACGCCTCCTGGGGCGTCGTCCTCGTGGACGTCGACCTGCGGCCCGCGGTGGTCAACGTGCACGCCGCGCGGGCCTTCGGGACCGGCCGCACCGCCCTGCTCGGCCGGCCCCTCGGAGAGCTGCTGGCCCAGGGGGTGGAGGAGCTGGAGGGTGCGCTGCAGCACGTGCTCGCGGAGGGGGCGCCGCCGGCGCCCGTGGAGATGTGGGTGTCGGTGCGCACGGCGGAGGGCGTACGGCGCCGGTGCTGGCGCTGCGGGTTCCTGCGGCTGGCTTCGCCGCTCGCGGAGGAGCCGGTGCCGCTGGGTGTCGGCTGGCTGCTCCAGGACGTCACCGAGGCCCGGCAGGAGCAGCTCGACACCGCGCAGGCACGGTTCCGGTCCCATCAGCTGCACCGGGCGGGGCGGGCCGCCGCCGAGTGCGAGGACCCGGCGGAGGCGGCCGGTGTGCGCCTGGACTTCGCGCTCGCGGGCTTCGCCGAGCACGCGCTGCTGGACGTACTGGCCCCGGCGGCCGACACCGAGCGGCGCAGGCTCGTACGGTGTGCCGCGTCGCCGCCCGCGCTGCCGGGGCCCGGCTCGATCCCCGTGCGGTACGCGGCCGGGCACCCGGCGCTGCAGGCGCTGGACCGGATCGGCTCGGTGCGTACCAGCGGCCCGCGCGGGGAGGCGGACGCGGAGTGGGCGCGGGCCCGGCAGTGGCCCGAGGGCGCGGCGCACGGGCTGTGCGCGGTGCTGCGCAGCCGGGGGCGGACCCTGGGGGTGCTGACGTTCCTGCGCGGGCCGTCGCGGCCGGCGTTCGAGCGTGCGGACGCCGCGTACGCGGAGGAGGTCGCGGCGCGCGTGGCGGCGGACCTGGACCTGGCGGCGGCGGGCGCCGGGGCCGCGGGCGCCGGGGCGGCGGGCCACGGTCCGGGCCCGGGTGCCGGCGCCGGGGCGGCCCCTCAGTGA
- a CDS encoding acyl-CoA dehydrogenase family protein, with protein MSSTIETAEHTALRTAVAALGQRYGREYVTRLAREGGHPDELWADAAKLGYLGVNLPEEHGGGGGGITELSIVLEELAAAGCPLLMLVVSPAICGTVIARFGTDEQKRTWLPGLADGSRRMAFGITEPDAGSNSHRITTTARRDGDDWILTGRKVFISGVDIADATLIVGRTEDARTGRLKPCLFIVPRDTPGFGRSVIDMELQAAEKQFELTLDAVRLPSSALVGDEDAGLLQLFAGLNPERIMTAAFAIGMGRYALARAVEYAKTRQVWKEPIGAHQAVAHPLAQAHIELELARLMMSKAAHLYDEGDDMGAGEAANMAKYAAGEACVRAVDQAVHTLGGNGLTREYGLGSLITASRVARIAPVSREMILNFVSHQTLGLPKSY; from the coding sequence ATGAGCTCCACCATCGAAACCGCCGAACACACAGCCCTGCGCACCGCCGTCGCCGCCCTCGGACAGCGCTACGGCCGCGAGTACGTCACCCGCCTCGCCCGCGAGGGCGGCCACCCCGACGAACTGTGGGCCGACGCCGCGAAGCTCGGCTACCTGGGCGTCAACCTCCCCGAAGAGCACGGCGGCGGAGGCGGCGGCATCACCGAACTCTCCATCGTCCTCGAAGAGCTGGCCGCCGCCGGCTGCCCCCTGCTCATGCTCGTCGTCTCGCCCGCCATCTGCGGCACCGTCATCGCCCGCTTCGGCACCGACGAGCAGAAGCGGACCTGGCTCCCCGGCCTCGCCGACGGCAGCCGCCGCATGGCCTTCGGCATCACCGAACCCGACGCGGGCTCCAACTCCCACCGCATCACCACCACCGCCCGCCGCGACGGCGACGACTGGATCCTCACCGGCCGCAAGGTCTTCATCTCCGGCGTCGACATCGCCGACGCCACCCTCATCGTCGGCCGCACCGAAGACGCCCGGACCGGCCGCCTCAAGCCGTGCCTGTTCATCGTGCCGCGCGACACCCCCGGCTTCGGCCGCAGTGTCATCGACATGGAACTCCAGGCCGCGGAGAAGCAGTTCGAACTGACCCTGGACGCGGTCCGCCTACCCTCCTCCGCACTGGTCGGCGACGAGGACGCCGGCCTCCTCCAGCTCTTCGCCGGCCTCAACCCCGAACGCATCATGACCGCCGCCTTCGCCATCGGCATGGGCCGCTACGCCCTGGCACGGGCCGTCGAGTACGCGAAGACCCGCCAGGTCTGGAAGGAACCGATCGGCGCGCACCAGGCCGTCGCCCATCCGCTGGCCCAGGCCCACATCGAACTGGAACTGGCCCGCCTGATGATGTCCAAGGCGGCCCACCTCTACGACGAGGGAGACGACATGGGCGCGGGCGAGGCCGCGAACATGGCGAAGTACGCGGCGGGGGAGGCGTGCGTGCGGGCCGTGGACCAGGCCGTCCACACCCTCGGCGGGAACGGCCTCACCCGCGAGTACGGGCTCGGCTCCCTCATCACCGCGTCCCGCGTGGCCCGGATCGCGCCGGTCAGCCGCGAGATGATCCTGAACTTCGTCTCCCACCAGACACTGGGCCTCCCCAAGTCCTACTGA
- the pdxH gene encoding pyridoxamine 5'-phosphate oxidase: MAGVTDQDIDPAMMRKQYRSEIVHEVSLAEDPMEQFARWFQQAADSHLFEPNAMVVSTATPDGRPSSRTVLLKQFDSRGFVFFTNYASRKGRELAANPQVALLFPWHPIARQVIVTGTASRIGRDETAAYFRSRPHGSQLGAWASEQSSVIGSREELDRRYAELTERYPEGEQVPVPPEWGGLRVVPQEVEFWQGHENRLHDRLHYVLEGGKWRLERLCP; the protein is encoded by the coding sequence ATGGCTGGCGTGACCGATCAGGACATTGACCCCGCCATGATGCGCAAGCAGTACCGCTCGGAGATCGTCCACGAGGTGAGCCTCGCCGAGGACCCCATGGAGCAGTTCGCCCGGTGGTTCCAGCAGGCGGCCGACTCGCACCTCTTCGAACCGAACGCCATGGTCGTCTCGACGGCCACCCCCGACGGGCGGCCCAGCTCGCGCACGGTGCTGCTGAAGCAGTTCGACAGCAGGGGCTTCGTCTTCTTCACCAACTACGCGTCCCGCAAGGGCCGGGAGCTCGCCGCGAACCCGCAGGTCGCGCTGCTGTTCCCCTGGCACCCGATCGCCCGCCAGGTGATCGTCACCGGCACGGCGTCCCGTATCGGCCGCGACGAGACGGCGGCGTACTTCCGGTCCCGGCCGCACGGCTCGCAGCTGGGCGCGTGGGCCAGCGAGCAGTCGAGCGTGATCGGCTCCCGCGAGGAGCTGGACCGCCGCTACGCCGAGCTCACGGAGCGCTATCCGGAGGGCGAGCAGGTCCCCGTCCCGCCGGAGTGGGGCGGGCTGCGGGTGGTGCCGCAGGAGGTCGAGTTCTGGCAGGGGCACGAGAACCGGCTGCACGACCGGCTGCACTACGTGCTGGAAGGCGGCAAGTGGCGCCTGGAGAGGCTCTGCCCTTAA
- a CDS encoding enoyl-CoA hydratase family protein, which produces MATPVHATTAAGVTTVTLDSPANRNALSAALVAELRAALAAAGDDPDVRAVVLTHTGGTFCSGADLKSPFDPADFVALLREVAELPKPVVARVTGHVRAGGLGLLGVCDIAAAGPKSSYAFTETHLGVVPAVISAPLLPRLDPRAAARYLLTAEAFDAAEAARIGLLTLHGDDVDEILAPVLAGLRKAGPQALAATKRLVSAPVRAALARDGVVLTELSAHHFASAEAREGITARFERRDPSWAL; this is translated from the coding sequence ATGGCCACACCCGTCCACGCCACAACGGCGGCCGGAGTCACCACCGTCACCCTCGACTCCCCGGCCAACCGCAACGCCCTCTCCGCGGCGCTCGTCGCCGAGCTGCGCGCCGCGCTCGCCGCGGCCGGGGACGACCCGGACGTGCGTGCCGTCGTCCTCACCCACACCGGCGGCACGTTCTGCTCCGGGGCCGACCTCAAGTCCCCCTTCGACCCGGCCGACTTCGTCGCCCTGCTGCGGGAGGTCGCCGAGCTGCCCAAGCCCGTCGTCGCCCGCGTCACCGGCCATGTCCGGGCCGGCGGCCTCGGCCTGCTCGGCGTCTGCGACATCGCCGCCGCGGGGCCGAAGTCGTCGTACGCCTTCACGGAGACCCACCTGGGCGTGGTCCCCGCCGTCATCTCCGCACCGCTCCTGCCCCGCCTGGACCCGCGCGCCGCGGCCCGGTACCTCCTGACCGCCGAGGCGTTCGACGCCGCAGAGGCCGCGCGGATCGGCCTGCTCACCCTCCACGGGGACGACGTCGACGAGATCCTGGCGCCCGTCCTCGCGGGCCTGCGCAAGGCCGGCCCCCAGGCGCTCGCCGCGACCAAGCGGCTGGTCAGCGCCCCCGTGCGCGCGGCCCTCGCCCGCGACGGCGTCGTCCTCACCGAACTGTCGGCGCACCACTTCGCCTCCGCCGAGGCCCGCGAGGGCATCACCGCCCGCTTCGAGCGCCGGGACCCGTCATGGGCCCTGTGA
- a CDS encoding TetR/AcrR family transcriptional regulator — MGPVTDSSTPAAAVGTGPKQARSRVTRRHLLEAAVSCLAEHGWAGSTVSAVAERAGVSRGAAQHHFPTREDLFTAAVEYVAEERSTALRDLFHAGPAARPAVVEALVDLYTGTLFRAALQLWVAASNEEQLRPRVTELEARVGRETHRIAVELLGADESVPGVRETVQGLLDMARGLGLANVLTDDAARRARVVAQWSRILDATLT; from the coding sequence ATGGGCCCTGTGACCGACAGCTCCACGCCCGCCGCCGCGGTCGGCACCGGCCCAAAGCAGGCGCGCAGCCGTGTCACGCGCCGCCACCTGCTGGAGGCGGCCGTGTCCTGCCTCGCCGAGCACGGCTGGGCCGGCTCCACCGTCTCCGCCGTCGCCGAGCGCGCCGGCGTCTCCCGCGGGGCGGCCCAGCACCACTTCCCGACCCGCGAGGACCTGTTCACCGCCGCCGTCGAGTACGTCGCCGAGGAACGCTCCACCGCCCTGCGCGACCTCTTCCACGCGGGTCCGGCCGCCCGCCCGGCCGTGGTGGAGGCGCTGGTCGACCTGTACACCGGTACCCTGTTCCGGGCCGCGCTCCAGCTGTGGGTCGCCGCTTCCAACGAGGAGCAGCTGCGTCCGCGGGTCACCGAGCTGGAGGCCCGGGTCGGCCGCGAGACCCACCGCATCGCCGTCGAACTGCTGGGCGCCGACGAGTCCGTACCGGGCGTACGGGAGACCGTGCAGGGCCTCCTGGACATGGCTCGCGGTCTCGGTCTGGCGAACGTCCTGACCGACGACGCCGCCCGCCGGGCCCGTGTCGTGGCCCAGTGGTCCCGGATCCTCGACGCGACGCTGACCTGA
- a CDS encoding citrate synthase 2, translating to MSDFVPGLEGVVAFETEIAEPDKEGGSLRYRGVDIEDLVGHVSFGNVWGLLVDGAFNPGLPAAEPFPIPVHSGDIRVDVQSALAMLAPVWGLKPLLDIDVQTARDDLARAAVMALSYVAQSARGQGLPMVPQREIDKAESVVERFMIRWRGEPDPKHVKAVDAYWTSAAEHGMNASTFTARVIASTGADVAAALSGAVGAMSGPLHGGAPSRVLGMIEEIERTGDAVAYVKKALDKGERLMGFGHRVYRAEDPRARVLRRTAKELDAPRYEVAAALEKAALEELHARRPDRVLATNVEFWAAIMLDFAEVPAHMFTSMFSCARTAGWSAHILEQKRTGRLVRPSARYTGPGRRNPQEIEGYADIADTA from the coding sequence ATGTCCGACTTCGTACCCGGGCTCGAAGGGGTCGTCGCGTTCGAGACGGAGATCGCCGAACCCGACAAGGAAGGCGGATCGCTCCGCTACCGGGGTGTCGACATCGAAGACCTCGTCGGCCACGTCTCCTTCGGGAACGTCTGGGGACTGCTGGTCGACGGTGCTTTCAACCCCGGCCTGCCGGCCGCCGAGCCCTTCCCCATCCCGGTCCACTCCGGGGACATCCGCGTCGACGTGCAGTCCGCGCTCGCGATGCTCGCCCCCGTGTGGGGCCTGAAACCGCTCCTGGACATCGACGTGCAGACCGCCCGCGACGACCTCGCGCGCGCGGCCGTCATGGCGCTCTCGTACGTCGCCCAGTCCGCCCGCGGCCAGGGCCTGCCCATGGTCCCGCAGCGCGAGATCGACAAGGCCGAGTCCGTCGTCGAGCGCTTCATGATCCGCTGGCGCGGTGAGCCGGACCCCAAGCACGTCAAGGCCGTCGACGCCTACTGGACCTCCGCCGCCGAGCACGGCATGAACGCCTCCACCTTCACCGCACGCGTCATCGCCTCCACCGGCGCCGACGTGGCCGCCGCGCTCTCCGGCGCCGTCGGCGCCATGTCGGGCCCGCTGCACGGCGGCGCGCCGTCCCGCGTGCTCGGCATGATCGAGGAGATCGAGCGCACCGGCGACGCCGTCGCGTACGTGAAGAAGGCCCTCGACAAGGGCGAGCGCCTGATGGGCTTCGGGCACCGCGTCTACCGCGCCGAGGACCCCCGCGCCCGCGTGCTGCGGCGCACCGCCAAGGAACTGGACGCCCCGCGCTACGAGGTGGCCGCCGCGCTGGAGAAGGCCGCCCTGGAGGAGCTGCACGCGCGCCGCCCCGACCGGGTGCTCGCCACCAACGTGGAGTTCTGGGCCGCGATCATGCTGGACTTCGCGGAGGTCCCGGCGCACATGTTCACATCGATGTTCAGCTGCGCCCGTACCGCGGGCTGGTCGGCGCACATCCTGGAGCAGAAGCGCACGGGCCGCCTGGTGCGCCCGTCCGCCCGCTACACCGGGCCGGGCCGACGCAACCCGCAGGAGATCGAGGGCTACGCCGACATCGCCGACACCGCCTGA
- a CDS encoding acyl-CoA carboxylase subunit beta: MTRLRTTVDPHTPEHASARTAALERLDALDAEHAKALQGGGDKYTARHKKRGKLLARERVELLLDPDTPFLELSPLAAWGSDYPVGASMVTGIGTVEGVECLVTANDPTVRGGASNPWTLKKALRANEIARQNRLPVISLVESGGADLPSQKEIFIPGGAIFRDLTRLSAEGIPTVAVVFGNSTAGGAYIPGMSDHTVMIKDRSKVFLGGPPLVKMATGEESDDESLGGADMHARTSGLADHYALDEYDAIRQARRIVARLNHRKPYQDPPKAEEPLYDPEELLGIVPPDLKTPFDPREVIARIVDASDFDEFKPLYGTSLVTGWATLHGYPVGILANAQGVLFSAESQKAAQFIQLANQRDIPLLFLHNTTGYMVGKEYEQGGIVKHGSMMINAVSNSKVPHLSVLVGASYGAGHYGMCGRAYEPRFLFAWPSAKSAVMGPQQLAGVLSIVSRQSAAARGLPYDEEQDAGMRAFVEAQIESESLPMFLSGRLYDDGVIDPRDTRTVLGLCLSAVHNAPVEGARGGFGVFRM; encoded by the coding sequence ATGACCCGACTGCGCACCACCGTCGACCCCCATACCCCGGAGCACGCCAGCGCCCGTACGGCCGCACTGGAACGCCTCGACGCCCTCGACGCCGAGCACGCCAAGGCCCTGCAGGGCGGCGGGGACAAGTACACGGCCCGCCACAAGAAGCGCGGCAAGCTCCTGGCGCGCGAACGCGTCGAGCTGCTTCTCGACCCAGACACGCCGTTCCTGGAGCTGTCCCCGCTCGCCGCCTGGGGCAGCGACTACCCCGTCGGCGCGTCCATGGTCACCGGCATCGGAACGGTCGAAGGCGTCGAATGCCTGGTCACCGCCAACGACCCCACCGTCCGGGGCGGCGCCAGCAACCCCTGGACGCTGAAGAAGGCGCTGCGGGCCAACGAGATCGCCCGGCAGAACCGCCTCCCCGTCATCAGCCTCGTGGAGTCCGGCGGCGCAGACCTGCCCTCCCAGAAGGAGATCTTCATCCCGGGCGGCGCGATCTTCCGCGACCTCACGCGCCTGTCCGCCGAGGGCATCCCGACCGTCGCCGTCGTCTTCGGCAACTCCACCGCCGGCGGCGCGTACATCCCCGGCATGTCCGACCACACCGTCATGATCAAAGACAGGTCCAAGGTGTTCCTCGGCGGTCCGCCCCTCGTCAAGATGGCCACCGGCGAGGAGAGCGACGACGAGTCCCTGGGCGGGGCCGACATGCACGCCCGCACGTCCGGACTCGCCGACCACTACGCCCTCGACGAGTACGACGCCATCCGCCAGGCCCGCCGCATCGTGGCCCGCCTGAACCACCGCAAGCCGTACCAGGACCCGCCGAAGGCCGAGGAGCCCCTCTACGACCCGGAAGAACTCCTCGGGATCGTCCCGCCCGACCTGAAGACCCCCTTCGACCCGCGCGAGGTCATCGCCCGCATCGTCGACGCCTCCGACTTCGACGAGTTCAAGCCGCTCTACGGCACCAGCCTCGTCACCGGCTGGGCCACCCTCCACGGCTACCCGGTCGGCATCCTCGCCAACGCCCAGGGCGTGCTGTTCAGCGCCGAGTCCCAGAAGGCGGCGCAGTTCATCCAGCTCGCCAACCAGCGCGACATCCCGCTCCTCTTCCTCCACAACACCACCGGCTACATGGTCGGCAAGGAATACGAGCAGGGCGGCATCGTCAAACACGGCTCGATGATGATCAACGCCGTCTCCAACTCCAAGGTCCCGCACCTGTCCGTGCTCGTCGGCGCCAGCTACGGCGCCGGCCACTACGGCATGTGCGGCCGCGCCTACGAGCCCCGCTTCCTCTTCGCCTGGCCCAGCGCCAAGTCCGCCGTCATGGGCCCCCAACAGCTCGCCGGGGTCCTCTCCATCGTGTCCCGGCAGTCCGCCGCCGCCAGGGGACTCCCGTACGACGAGGAACAGGACGCCGGGATGCGGGCCTTCGTCGAGGCGCAGATCGAGTCCGAGTCCCTTCCCATGTTCCTGTCCGGGCGGCTGTACGACGACGGGGTCATCGACCCGCGCGACACCCGTACCGTCCTCGGCCTGTGCCTGTCGGCCGTCCACAACGCCCCCGTCGAGGGCGCCCGCGGCGGCTTCGGCGTCTTCCGGATGTGA
- a CDS encoding biotin carboxylase N-terminal domain-containing protein, with product MTPQTSPISSLLVANRGEIAVRIFRTARDLGLATVAVHSDPDADALHVRVADAAVRLPGAAPADTYLRGDLVIKAALAAGADAVHPGYGFLSENADFARQVQDSGLTWIGPPPEAIDAMASKTRAKELMRAAGVPLLDPVDPATATPADLPLLLKAAAGGGGRGMRVVRDLDALREALHTASAEAASAFGDGEVFAEPYVERGRHVEVQILADAHGTVWALGTRDCSLQRRHQKVIEEAPAPGLPETLRESLHTAAVAAARAVSYRGAGTVEFLVTADGRPYFLEMNTRLQVEHPVTEAVFGLDLVALQLRVAEGAALPLSPPQPTGHAVEARLYAEDPAQDWRPQTGVLHTLDIPGRVRVDTGFTDGDTVGIHYDPMLAKVVAHAPTRAEALRALAHALAGARIHGLTTNRDLLVSSLRHPDFTAAQLDTGFYDRHLAALTEVTPDAGTAALAAALAEAAPAPEAPLAARLGGWRNLRSQPQTRRYTSAGTEYEVQYHPLDHPGVRLLSAERHLVTLEVDGIRRMFHVKRNSNNTEVYVDSPLGAHTLTPVPRFPDPQDRTEPGSLLAPMPGTVVRVADGLAPGSPVIAGQPLLWLEAMKMEHRILAPASGTLTALHAVTGQQVEFGALLAVVQEEPQP from the coding sequence ATGACCCCTCAGACCTCTCCGATCAGCTCCCTGCTCGTCGCCAACCGGGGCGAGATCGCCGTACGGATCTTCCGTACCGCCCGCGACCTGGGCCTGGCCACCGTCGCCGTCCACTCCGACCCCGACGCCGACGCCCTGCACGTCCGAGTCGCCGACGCGGCCGTCCGCCTGCCGGGCGCGGCCCCCGCCGACACCTACCTGCGCGGCGACCTGGTCATCAAGGCCGCCCTCGCCGCCGGAGCCGACGCCGTCCACCCCGGCTACGGCTTCCTCTCCGAGAACGCCGACTTCGCCCGCCAGGTCCAGGACTCCGGCCTGACCTGGATCGGCCCGCCTCCCGAGGCCATCGACGCCATGGCCTCCAAGACCCGGGCCAAGGAACTGATGCGCGCCGCCGGCGTTCCGCTCCTCGACCCCGTCGACCCGGCCACCGCCACCCCCGCCGACCTGCCCCTCCTGCTGAAGGCGGCGGCCGGCGGAGGCGGCCGCGGCATGCGCGTGGTCCGCGACCTGGACGCCCTCAGGGAAGCCCTCCACACCGCGTCCGCCGAGGCCGCCTCAGCCTTCGGCGACGGCGAGGTGTTCGCCGAGCCCTACGTCGAACGCGGCCGCCACGTCGAGGTGCAGATCCTCGCCGACGCCCACGGCACCGTCTGGGCCCTCGGCACCCGTGACTGCTCCCTCCAGCGCCGCCACCAGAAGGTCATCGAGGAGGCCCCGGCACCCGGCCTGCCCGAAACCCTGCGCGAAAGCCTCCACACCGCGGCCGTCGCCGCCGCCCGAGCCGTCTCCTACCGGGGTGCGGGCACCGTCGAGTTCCTCGTCACCGCCGACGGACGCCCGTACTTCCTGGAGATGAACACCCGCCTCCAGGTCGAACACCCCGTCACCGAAGCCGTGTTCGGCCTCGACCTCGTCGCCCTGCAACTCCGCGTCGCCGAGGGCGCCGCCCTGCCCCTGTCACCCCCGCAGCCCACCGGCCACGCCGTCGAGGCCCGCCTCTACGCCGAAGACCCCGCCCAGGACTGGCGCCCCCAGACCGGCGTCCTGCACACCCTCGACATCCCGGGCCGGGTCCGCGTCGACACCGGCTTCACCGACGGCGACACCGTCGGCATCCACTACGACCCCATGCTCGCCAAGGTCGTCGCCCACGCCCCCACCCGCGCCGAGGCCCTGCGCGCCCTCGCCCACGCCCTCGCCGGGGCCCGTATCCACGGCCTCACCACCAACCGCGACCTCCTCGTAAGCTCCCTGCGCCACCCCGACTTCACCGCCGCGCAACTCGACACCGGCTTCTACGACCGCCACCTCGCCGCCCTCACCGAGGTCACCCCCGACGCAGGTACAGCCGCCCTCGCCGCCGCCCTCGCGGAGGCCGCCCCCGCCCCGGAAGCACCCCTCGCCGCCCGCCTCGGCGGCTGGCGCAACCTCCGCTCCCAGCCGCAGACCCGCCGCTACACCTCCGCCGGCACCGAGTACGAGGTCCAGTACCACCCCCTCGACCACCCGGGCGTTCGACTCCTGTCCGCCGAACGGCACCTCGTCACCCTCGAAGTCGACGGCATCCGCCGGATGTTCCACGTGAAACGAAATTCGAACAACACCGAGGTCTACGTCGACTCCCCGCTCGGAGCCCACACCCTCACCCCCGTCCCCCGGTTCCCCGACCCGCAGGACCGCACCGAACCGGGCTCCCTGCTCGCCCCCATGCCCGGCACCGTCGTCCGCGTCGCCGACGGCCTCGCCCCCGGCAGCCCCGTCATCGCCGGGCAGCCACTGCTCTGGCTGGAAGCCATGAAGATGGAGCACCGCATCCTCGCCCCGGCCTCCGGCACGCTCACCGCGCTCCACGCCGTCACCGGCCAACAGGTCGAATTCGGCGCCCTGCTCGCCGTAGTCCAGGAGGAACCGCAGCCATGA